The proteins below come from a single Oceanotoga teriensis genomic window:
- a CDS encoding cold shock domain-containing protein codes for MKGTVKWFDSKKGYGFITTENGDDVFVHFSAITMDGFKNLEENQKVEFDVVDGAKGPQTANVRLV; via the coding sequence TTGAAAGGTACAGTTAAATGGTTTGATTCAAAAAAAGGTTATGGTTTCATTACTACAGAAAACGGAGACGATGTATTCGTACATTTCTCAGCAATTACAATGGATGGTTTTAAGAACTTAGAAGAAAATCAAAAAGTTGAATTCGATGTAGTTGACGGAGCAAAAGGTCCTCAGACTGCTAACGTTAGATTAGTTTAA